In Bacteriovorax sp. PP10, the genomic window GATAGGCGACATCAATCTGCCCCAGATTTTTAGAACGAAGAATAAGACTTGAAACGAGTGCCGGAACACACTCACGATGAAAATACTTAGATGCTTTCGATTCGAGAATATCCCCTTTCTGCATAAACTTCCTTCACTCCACTAAAAGTTAGTCGGTGAAGTTCAGTCACACCTAAAAGCCCAATGGCCTCAATGTGTTTCTTAGTCGGATAACCAGCATTTTGCTCCCATCCATACCCAGGATACTTCTCACTTAAATCCTTCATCAATTGATCGCGATAAACTTTCGCCGCAATTGAAGCAAGCCCAATAAGTAGAGACTTTGAATCCCCTTTCACGACAGCTTCTTGCTCATGCAACTCATGCGAATATTTTAATTTTTTATTCCCATCAATTAAAATCATCCCCGGTAAATGCACCGGACACGACTCCACCATAGCAAGCTTCATAGCTTCTAGTGATGCTTGAAGAATATTAATCTCATCGATCTTAGGAGCGTGAATTTCTTTAATTAAAATTTTGATTTGAATGTTTTCTGAATGAGAGAGAGAAAGAATTTGATCAACCCCAATCGCATCTACTGAAATCTTCTTCAAGATTTCCGCACGTGCCTCAGCAGTTAATAATTTTGAATCGGTAATACCGAGCTTAGACCACTTACGAAGAAGTGATCTGATTTCTTTAATATCAAATATTTTAATTTCGATCGAAGCACAAGCTGCCACAACCGGCCCTGCAAGTGGACCTCTTCCAACTTCATCACAACCAGCGATAAAAAAACCACTCGGATATGCCTCAGCTTTTAGATTAAAATATTTAAGATCAAACATGTTTTACTCAAAAAAAAACCCTTCATAACAAAAATCTTATTATGAAGGGCCGAATATATAAAGCGAACTTTAATATTTAAATTAAGACTAGTCTTCTTTACGATCGTAATCGATAGCGATACGAGCAGATTTACCTGATCTCTCACGTAGGTAGTAAAGTTTAGCTTTACGTGCCTTACCTTTTTGAATGATTACAACTTTTTCAACGTTTGGTGAGTGGAAAGGAAAAACTCTTTCTACTCCAGTACCGTTAGAAACTTTTCTTACGCGGAAGTGACCATTGATGTCTCCTCTTTGTTTGAAAGCGATACAAACACCTTCGAAAATCTGAATACGAGATTTTGTCCCTTCAGTAATCTTTGTGTGTACAGCAACAGTATCCCCAGACTTAAAGTTTGGAAGATCTTTTACTTTAGGATTTAAGTGATCCTGATTTACGATGTCTACTAAGTTCATATTGAACTCCTATACTTCTTTGCTATTCCCAGAGGACCAACGTTGTTGTTGTTCTTACCGAATAGATGCTAAAAAAACTTACTCACCAAACAAACGGTCTAGATAAATCGCAACCGCTGATCTTACTGACAAGTGGTTATACCCATCAGAGTTTTTTGAAATGATCGGAGACAATTTATATTCCGCTTTTTCAAGCGCAATTGGATGTAATCCCCATCCCGTTCCAAATAATAGAAAACAAGGCATATTAAGAACTTCGAGCTTTTTTGTCAAATCTTTAACATCCCCGTCAAAACTTTCAAAGTTTGCCCCAGTCACCGCGATCAATGGTCTTTGACCTTCAATCTCAGTAATCTGAGCAATAGCTGTCTCGATCGAATCAACCGCTCTAGCAATCGCTAGTGCATCTTGTCTATCCGGATTGAAGGCATTTGCATGATCCTGCTCCCAATGGCCTAAAATCGAGTCCACAAGCTCTCTTTGAGCATCAAATGGCGTGACTAAGAAGTATTTCTTTACCCCAAAAGTACGACACGATCTCGAGATGTCATGAATATCTAAATTAGTCACAGAAGTTGTAACCAACTCCCCCAGCTTATTTTTAATAGGATGGTGAACCAGCCCTAAATAAAGTCTCATTTTTTATCCTTTTCCAAAAGATCCGGCCTGTGGATCTTAGTGATCCTTAGACTTTCTTCTTTTTGATATTTAGCAATGTTCTGATGATGCCCAGAAGTCAGTATCTCAGGAACCTCGACTCCGTCAAAAACTTTTGGCCTTGTATACTGAGGATGCTCCAACATATTCGCCTGAAACGACTCTTGTTGTGAACTTTCCTTATTCCCCAAAACACCAGTAAAGAATCTTAGTGCAGAATCAATAATGGCCATCGTAGGAATTTCTCCACCGGTAAGAATAAAATCCCCCAATGAAATTTGCTCATCAACATAAAGGTTTAAAAATCTCTCATCAATCCCTTCATATCTTCCACAAATAAATACTAAATCTTTCGATCCCTCTTGTGAAAATCTCGCAGCAAAATCCTTACAATAAGAATTATCCCAAGTTTTTCCACGCGGCCCTGGAAACACAACATGCAACTTCTCTTTAAAGTTGTCGCCGTATCCACCATCTTCCACAATCCCTTTCATAAATGCTTCTTTCAAAACATCCGCACGCATAACCATGCCCGCTCCGCCACCATAAGGAGCATCATCGACACCCTTATAATCTTTCGGAGTATAATTTCTAAGTTGAATAGTTTTGATTTCTAGAGAGGAACCACGTTCCCCACGAAGAGCAGACCCAGTAATCCCAAAATTGATTAAAGAATCAAAGTAATTCGGAAACAATGTAATGATCCAAATTTTTTTCATCTCGTGCTCCTGCACTCGTTTAGGCAGTAATGAACGTTCGCATCCTGCTCACAATCTTTATAAACTTTCCTGCCCATTCGTTAACTTACTCCACCATAATCGGCGGAATAATTTCCATTCGATTTAATTCAATATCCACCACCGGAACAAACTGGTCGATGAATACGACTTCAATAAACTCTGTCTCTGTTTTGATTTTTATAACGACCTGAGCACCATTATCATAAAAGTCCACAACTCTTCCAAGCGCAGCTTTCGTGTGATGATCAAAAACCTCCAGCCCCAAAAGATCATTTAAATAGTATTCACCTTCTTCAGTCTCCGGAAGAAGATCTCTATCCATATAAATATCAAACGGAACCATAGCTTCAACAACATTTCTATTATCAACTCCCACAAGAGTCGCAATAGCTTTGTTAC contains:
- a CDS encoding ribonuclease HII — encoded protein: MFDLKYFNLKAEAYPSGFFIAGCDEVGRGPLAGPVVAACASIEIKIFDIKEIRSLLRKWSKLGITDSKLLTAEARAEILKKISVDAIGVDQILSLSHSENIQIKILIKEIHAPKIDEINILQASLEAMKLAMVESCPVHLPGMILIDGNKKLKYSHELHEQEAVVKGDSKSLLIGLASIAAKVYRDQLMKDLSEKYPGYGWEQNAGYPTKKHIEAIGLLGVTELHRLTFSGVKEVYAERGYSRIESI
- the rplS gene encoding 50S ribosomal protein L19, coding for MNLVDIVNQDHLNPKVKDLPNFKSGDTVAVHTKITEGTKSRIQIFEGVCIAFKQRGDINGHFRVRKVSNGTGVERVFPFHSPNVEKVVIIQKGKARKAKLYYLRERSGKSARIAIDYDRKED
- a CDS encoding RNA methyltransferase gives rise to the protein MRLYLGLVHHPIKNKLGELVTTSVTNLDIHDISRSCRTFGVKKYFLVTPFDAQRELVDSILGHWEQDHANAFNPDRQDALAIARAVDSIETAIAQITEIEGQRPLIAVTGANFESFDGDVKDLTKKLEVLNMPCFLLFGTGWGLHPIALEKAEYKLSPIISKNSDGYNHLSVRSAVAIYLDRLFGE
- the trmD gene encoding tRNA (guanosine(37)-N1)-methyltransferase TrmD, producing MKKIWIITLFPNYFDSLINFGITGSALRGERGSSLEIKTIQLRNYTPKDYKGVDDAPYGGGAGMVMRADVLKEAFMKGIVEDGGYGDNFKEKLHVVFPGPRGKTWDNSYCKDFAARFSQEGSKDLVFICGRYEGIDERFLNLYVDEQISLGDFILTGGEIPTMAIIDSALRFFTGVLGNKESSQQESFQANMLEHPQYTRPKVFDGVEVPEILTSGHHQNIAKYQKEESLRITKIHRPDLLEKDKK
- the rimM gene encoding ribosome maturation factor RimM (Essential for efficient processing of 16S rRNA); protein product: MTKKSKNIHIGHCTSPHGIKGEFSFVIYNFEESVLEDGMMVTLTPRSVASSVPQDGKEFQIKKINFGNKAIATLVGVDNRNVVEAMVPFDIYMDRDLLPETEEGEYYLNDLLGLEVFDHHTKAALGRVVDFYDNGAQVVIKIKTETEFIEVVFIDQFVPVVDIELNRMEIIPPIMVE